The following are encoded together in the Adhaeribacter arboris genome:
- a CDS encoding RtcB family protein, with the protein MDNLTIFGEEIIDEGAIRQIKNCISPDDIGVLTADAHYGYGHPIGGAVAYKDKISLSGVGFDIACGNKAVKTNIRANQIPVARIMDEIVKNIGFGVGRPNPKPIHHPVFDKIAKAEFKPQRKFLSLAKEQLGTVGGGNHYIDLFSDEEGWLWVGVHFGSRGFGHKTATGFIALSQGLTFEDKAREGPMDAPPILFDISSELGQDYIAAMSLAGDYAYAGRDTVVNKVLEILGASVTFEVHNHHNFAWFEEHQGSKYWVVRKGCTPAFPGQLGFIGSNMGDTSVIIEGVQTEKAQQGLYSTVHGAGRVMSRRQAAGKRRWVKGKDGRRYQETVSPGLVDFEKVRKKLKQQGVELRGGEADEAPEVYKKLEEVLAYHEGTIRVLHRLKPIGVAMAGGNEYDPYKD; encoded by the coding sequence ATGGATAATTTGACCATATTTGGAGAGGAGATTATAGATGAAGGTGCTATTCGGCAAATTAAAAATTGTATTTCCCCGGATGACATTGGGGTATTAACAGCCGATGCCCACTACGGTTACGGTCATCCTATTGGGGGAGCCGTAGCTTATAAAGACAAAATTTCGTTATCCGGAGTAGGGTTCGATATTGCCTGCGGCAATAAAGCTGTAAAAACGAACATTCGGGCTAATCAAATTCCGGTAGCTCGTATTATGGATGAAATTGTTAAGAATATTGGGTTTGGCGTAGGCCGGCCTAACCCGAAACCCATTCACCATCCGGTTTTTGATAAAATAGCTAAGGCAGAGTTTAAACCCCAACGTAAATTTCTTTCATTAGCGAAAGAGCAATTGGGTACGGTAGGTGGCGGAAACCATTACATCGATTTATTTTCGGATGAAGAAGGGTGGCTATGGGTAGGAGTTCATTTTGGCTCCCGGGGTTTTGGACATAAAACTGCCACCGGATTTATCGCCCTTTCCCAGGGCCTTACTTTTGAAGACAAAGCCCGAGAAGGTCCCATGGATGCACCTCCCATTTTGTTTGATATTAGCTCGGAATTAGGACAGGATTATATTGCCGCCATGAGCCTGGCCGGGGACTATGCCTATGCCGGTCGGGACACGGTAGTAAATAAGGTGCTGGAGATACTGGGCGCTTCCGTAACTTTTGAGGTACATAATCATCATAACTTTGCTTGGTTCGAAGAGCACCAAGGTTCTAAATATTGGGTTGTTCGCAAGGGCTGCACGCCGGCTTTCCCCGGGCAGTTAGGCTTTATTGGTTCTAATATGGGCGATACTTCGGTAATAATTGAAGGGGTACAAACCGAGAAAGCGCAGCAAGGACTTTATTCTACGGTACACGGAGCTGGTCGGGTTATGTCGCGGCGGCAGGCAGCCGGTAAACGCCGCTGGGTAAAAGGCAAAGATGGCCGACGGTACCAGGAAACGGTTTCGCCGGGCTTAGTGGATTTTGAAAAAGTCCGGAAAAAACTAAAACAGCAAGGCGTGGAATTACGCGGCGGCGAAGCCGACGAAGCGCCGGAAGTATACAAAAAACTGGAGGAGGTTTTGGCTTATCACGAAGGAACTATCCGGGTATTGCACCGCTTAAAACCAATTGGCGTAGCAATGGCCGGAGGAAACGAGTACGATCCTTATAAAGATTGA
- a CDS encoding aspartyl protease family protein, translated as MQLSYSHAGFTFRQLNFSRTLPLFLVFFTLLSLLFLPKAFGQGAFVIQAPYKRSIVSFEMHRNLIIVPVYINQKGPFNFILDTGVGVTLITEPSLKDSLQLKNGVNISIAGMGSDADLKAFIASGINMKLGQASASFLQVAVLSEDVFNLSSYVGVPIYGILGYQFFNSFAVQIKYSELRVVAQNFKDFKYRKSYGTPIPITIEGQKPYLTTVAQLEEPRKIPVKLIIDTGAGHALSLEQESNAAIKVPSPSITAQLGKGLSGTINGQLGRIRSFTLKNYNLNNVLTSFPNYQDVGAKVYLVPRNGNIGNELLKRFDIVFNYRQQLMYIRPNRYFRDPFEHDMCGLDVIASGKDYQRYIVNFVEPDSPAADAGILPGDEVVSINMTPASAMSISKMDRLFHFKPGYNILLGIQRGEQRIYTVITLKRKI; from the coding sequence ATGCAGCTAAGTTATTCGCACGCAGGTTTTACCTTCCGGCAACTGAACTTCAGCCGCACTCTTCCTCTTTTTCTTGTTTTTTTTACCCTTCTCTCTCTACTCTTTTTACCGAAGGCTTTTGGTCAGGGCGCTTTTGTTATTCAGGCACCTTATAAGCGAAGTATAGTTTCGTTCGAAATGCACCGCAACTTAATTATAGTTCCGGTTTATATCAATCAGAAAGGGCCTTTTAACTTTATTTTAGATACCGGGGTAGGTGTTACCCTTATTACCGAACCTTCGTTAAAAGACAGCTTACAACTTAAAAACGGAGTTAATATTTCCATTGCCGGTATGGGATCGGATGCCGACTTAAAAGCATTTATCGCTTCGGGCATAAATATGAAGTTAGGGCAGGCATCGGCGAGTTTTTTACAAGTGGCGGTTCTTTCGGAAGATGTATTTAATCTATCCAGCTACGTTGGGGTACCCATTTATGGCATTTTAGGCTACCAGTTTTTTAACAGCTTTGCGGTGCAAATTAAATATTCGGAGTTGCGGGTAGTTGCCCAGAATTTTAAAGATTTTAAATATCGGAAGAGCTATGGTACTCCTATTCCGATAACTATAGAAGGCCAAAAGCCTTATTTAACTACGGTAGCGCAATTGGAAGAACCCCGTAAAATCCCGGTTAAACTTATTATTGATACCGGAGCCGGACACGCATTATCTTTAGAACAAGAGTCTAATGCGGCCATTAAAGTACCTTCGCCCTCCATTACTGCCCAATTAGGTAAGGGTTTGAGTGGTACGATTAACGGTCAGTTGGGTCGAATTAGATCTTTTACTCTCAAAAATTATAATTTAAATAACGTACTCACCTCCTTTCCTAATTATCAGGACGTAGGAGCCAAAGTTTATTTAGTGCCGCGCAACGGTAATATTGGTAATGAGTTGTTAAAGCGCTTTGATATCGTGTTCAATTACCGGCAACAACTCATGTATATCCGGCCGAACCGCTATTTCCGGGATCCTTTTGAACATGACATGTGCGGATTAGATGTTATAGCCAGTGGCAAAGATTACCAACGTTATATTGTTAACTTCGTTGAACCCGATTCACCAGCGGCCGACGCGGGCATTCTGCCCGGTGATGAAGTAGTAAGTATTAACATGACCCCTGCCTCGGCTATGTCAATTAGTAAGATGGATCGTTTATTTCATTTTAAACCGGGTTATAATATTTTACTAGGTATTCAGCGGGGCGAACAGCGCATTTATACGGTTATCACTCTTAAACGGAAGATTTAA
- a CDS encoding gliding motility-associated C-terminal domain-containing protein — MAQDCAVKPDATLKDVKTTGQPFVNCTNSSTAGYTLQVENTSQTKGTNTTYLINWGDGSPVENLGDFSTRKSHTYLQRGTYNLKFTVGNATCTEEKVYTVFHGSVPNVGLSYKDTDECAPANFVFDITQTELNEPSTRYTLDFGDGTVISFDQDDPKRFYHTYNAPSKGQALGYTVTVTASNACKTTNRTGSGIYVSNGPTPDFKLEPGPVTCVNSPVTLTDISDYGYNATDPGSKQFERQWTIEPAEGWSYASGYNEKSEKPIVNFTQKGNYAISINLVPLEGTDPKCKGGAVTKTLAIISSPVAAFNTTLTPLSGCAAIVNTSNTSTGEAVSYQWTVTPSAGVSTIDGTTFTSKEPILQFAHAGNYTINLRLTNICGASTATPKTVTIKNIPTVTLPTAKTYCGPQTIAFSSANAAHKPIYNFNNTTPISYEWTVTGPTNGANFTTGNGATLANPSIQFIQPGSYTVSAKVINECGTSTQASQTITINAVPDAPEVENASICINSAATLTTSAAGTIEWWSASTGGTKLKSGSTYTTPVYSTAGTYTVYVQTTTNGCISSREPVSIIVNPAIDPKIISGASAICEGSVPNLLSGPAATGGGGTITYLWESSTAGATTGFTAAIGKDNSPNNQLNFQPGILTAPTWFRRKAMAAPCATATSNAVFINVNPLPAPPVVQTVLPVCLGNTVTLTANVVSGVTFTWYDENGTILPNSSATSNTYTTAPLTREGTFVYYVTSTSTNNCTNSTRTKVTVQVLPPITNNRITTDQPAICAGETPGLINSALPPEGGDGYGNFTYLWQSKTDRDTEWKTAATGNNPAYANNKENYQPTAITRTTTFRRLIMSSSCAAPNYSNEIVIEVIPSTLAPEVANVSPICSGESVQLQVISGGGTYEWFASATSNDIIFTGPVFSTPTLLATTTYYVQNRTTNCVSPRTPVEVIVNPVITENIISPVPAACADGTPNPLLGSEPLGGAGSGTYIYRWESRTEFTSFAPINNDLTFSKDKKDYSPGNLKETTWFRRIVRSGICENISGEMKVEVLPSITGNTIISADGVEFCEGEVSTKLIGSGTISGGTGQYTYVWESSTDAFRANTAIIAQGQGLPFAEYLLQNITQTTWFRRKVMSGPCLVSISNSIEIKVKPLPAAPKIALVDPICVGSSATITVDPVNGILFSVFDEVGNTLPANSSNNNQFTTPALTQSKTYTYYVIAQNNFTCTSSRTLVAVHVLAPLQNFNISQPNPVCSGERPAEITNVGNPAGGNNTYTYIWESKAGDEQEFKAVTTSSSNPNYQPPAITKTTYFRRKITSGACSEYSNVVEVKVNEQIVNTLNATNQEICENVRPSKITGLPATGGDGITYTYLWESSRDNNLYSAALASSGNTNSQVDFQPAMLSRGNTWFRRKVISGACTSYSTAILIKVNNSISNNTVNTTGTTAICINTKPSQIQGSVPNGGNGTPAFVWQTSTNGITFITAPQPNSSKDYAPDALTQTTWFRRIVTGIACLPDTSAVVKVEVYQPVTNNNITNQNQEICLGNDAAILIGSVPEKGDGQYVYHWESSRDNLNFTAAATTTTNSTAKDYAPGALTKGIWYFRRWVTAGPCNAVVSPVVKITVNDQISGNFITANQTIRSGDKPTALTGPKPKGGNSNFTYRWESSIDGQTFTIASGNAVQQTYAPATLIKTTWFRRVAFSGGCELVSNLVEISVTQAIANNIISASQTICYNAEPTILTGSVPSGGDGDFTYTWEYSTTGLAADFLTVPNTGQEVNYQPGRLKGTTWFRRKVSSAGNTHISNSIKITVAEPISANMINGNQTICYGNIPAVLTGSMVSGGSTSPDYLWESSTDGIHFLTAPGISNQPNYTPNTLTRDTWYRRNVSSGGCTNLASNIVQITVIPLPVLAPINPIKICPGTSATLVAPSNNYQIEWFETATSNTPIYKGANFSTPVLTSERTYYVQAVNQGCAGERVPVKILVEAPVADAGSDITIEAGKSVELAGKGGVSYQWAPAEGLSNPNIANPVAFPKQTTRYTLTVTTAEGCTATDEVIISLLPGISIPNGFTPNNDGMNDTWEIANIEKYPDCQVKIFNRWGTILYSSAGYKQPWDGTYNQQNLPVATYYYTIILKPGEKPVSGSVTIIK, encoded by the coding sequence ATGGCGCAAGATTGTGCTGTTAAGCCGGATGCTACTTTAAAAGATGTTAAAACGACTGGTCAGCCATTTGTAAATTGCACGAATTCTTCTACTGCGGGCTACACCTTACAGGTAGAAAATACTTCGCAGACTAAGGGCACCAATACTACCTATCTAATTAATTGGGGAGATGGCTCCCCCGTTGAAAACTTGGGCGATTTTAGTACTAGAAAATCCCACACGTATCTGCAACGGGGCACGTATAACTTAAAATTTACGGTTGGTAATGCTACTTGTACCGAGGAGAAAGTTTATACTGTTTTTCATGGCAGTGTACCTAATGTAGGCTTGAGTTATAAAGATACCGATGAATGTGCTCCGGCTAATTTTGTGTTTGATATTACGCAAACCGAACTAAATGAACCCTCCACCCGATATACCTTAGATTTCGGCGATGGCACCGTCATATCCTTTGATCAGGATGATCCTAAAAGATTTTACCATACGTATAATGCTCCATCTAAGGGACAGGCCCTGGGTTATACGGTAACCGTTACTGCTTCGAATGCCTGTAAAACAACTAACCGAACAGGTAGTGGAATATATGTATCAAACGGGCCTACTCCCGACTTTAAATTAGAACCGGGCCCTGTAACGTGTGTAAATAGTCCGGTTACCCTCACGGATATTTCTGATTACGGCTATAATGCTACCGATCCGGGTTCTAAACAATTTGAGCGGCAATGGACCATTGAACCGGCCGAAGGCTGGTCTTATGCTTCCGGTTATAATGAAAAATCGGAAAAGCCCATTGTAAACTTTACGCAAAAAGGTAATTATGCTATATCCATTAATTTAGTTCCTCTAGAAGGTACCGACCCTAAATGCAAAGGCGGAGCAGTTACCAAAACATTAGCCATTATATCGAGCCCAGTTGCGGCCTTTAATACTACCCTTACTCCTTTGTCGGGCTGCGCGGCTATAGTTAATACCAGTAATACTTCTACGGGAGAAGCGGTTTCGTATCAATGGACCGTAACACCATCGGCTGGTGTTAGTACCATTGATGGAACTACCTTCACGTCTAAGGAACCTATTTTACAATTTGCCCATGCGGGTAATTATACAATTAATCTTAGGTTAACTAATATTTGTGGCGCCTCCACTGCTACACCTAAAACGGTTACCATCAAAAACATTCCAACGGTTACCTTACCAACCGCTAAAACCTATTGCGGCCCGCAAACTATTGCTTTTAGCTCTGCCAATGCGGCTCATAAACCAATCTATAATTTTAATAATACTACTCCCATATCTTATGAGTGGACGGTAACCGGACCAACTAACGGCGCTAATTTTACAACTGGCAACGGGGCTACTCTAGCAAACCCTAGTATTCAATTTATCCAGCCCGGATCATATACGGTTTCTGCTAAAGTAATTAACGAATGCGGTACTTCCACCCAAGCTAGCCAAACCATTACTATTAATGCCGTACCTGATGCCCCAGAGGTTGAAAATGCTTCTATTTGTATTAACTCGGCGGCTACTCTTACCACTAGCGCTGCCGGAACCATTGAATGGTGGTCTGCTTCCACGGGGGGTACTAAACTAAAATCGGGCAGTACGTATACCACTCCCGTTTACAGTACTGCCGGCACCTATACTGTTTACGTACAAACCACCACCAACGGCTGCATTAGTTCCCGCGAACCTGTTTCCATTATTGTTAATCCCGCGATTGACCCTAAAATAATATCCGGAGCCTCGGCTATATGCGAAGGCAGCGTTCCTAACCTATTATCGGGTCCAGCAGCTACGGGTGGGGGCGGTACCATTACGTATTTATGGGAAAGCAGCACTGCTGGTGCAACTACCGGCTTCACGGCTGCCATTGGGAAAGACAATAGTCCGAATAATCAACTAAATTTTCAGCCCGGCATACTAACTGCGCCTACTTGGTTTCGCCGGAAGGCAATGGCTGCGCCTTGCGCTACAGCAACCAGTAATGCTGTTTTTATCAACGTTAATCCACTACCAGCGCCTCCCGTAGTGCAAACAGTTTTACCGGTTTGTTTGGGCAATACGGTTACCCTTACAGCCAATGTGGTAAGTGGAGTTACTTTTACCTGGTACGATGAAAATGGTACCATTTTGCCAAACAGCTCTGCCACTAGTAACACGTATACTACCGCTCCATTAACCCGCGAAGGAACTTTTGTTTATTATGTAACGAGTACCAGCACTAACAATTGTACCAATAGTACCCGAACTAAAGTAACGGTACAAGTGCTGCCCCCCATTACCAACAACCGGATTACTACTGACCAACCAGCCATTTGCGCCGGCGAAACACCCGGTTTAATTAACAGCGCTCTACCACCTGAGGGAGGAGATGGATACGGTAATTTCACGTATTTATGGCAAAGTAAAACAGATCGGGACACAGAGTGGAAGACTGCTGCTACGGGCAACAATCCAGCTTATGCCAATAATAAAGAAAATTATCAGCCAACAGCCATTACTCGCACCACTACCTTCCGGCGGTTAATTATGTCTAGTTCTTGTGCCGCACCCAATTACAGCAACGAAATTGTAATTGAGGTTATTCCCTCCACGTTAGCTCCCGAAGTTGCCAATGTTAGTCCTATTTGCAGCGGAGAATCCGTTCAATTACAGGTTATTTCCGGTGGTGGCACTTACGAGTGGTTTGCTTCGGCTACCAGCAACGACATTATCTTTACGGGACCGGTTTTCTCTACCCCCACTTTGTTGGCTACTACTACTTATTACGTACAAAACCGTACTACTAATTGTGTAAGTCCCCGCACGCCGGTAGAAGTTATCGTTAACCCGGTTATTACAGAAAACATTATTTCTCCGGTGCCAGCTGCTTGTGCCGATGGCACGCCTAATCCACTCCTAGGTTCCGAACCTCTAGGTGGTGCCGGTTCAGGCACCTACATTTACCGCTGGGAAAGCCGCACCGAATTCACTTCTTTTGCTCCAATTAATAATGATTTAACTTTCTCGAAAGATAAAAAAGATTATTCTCCCGGCAATTTAAAGGAAACCACCTGGTTCCGGAGAATAGTACGCTCCGGTATCTGCGAAAATATTTCGGGTGAGATGAAGGTAGAAGTGTTGCCTTCTATTACCGGAAATACCATTATTTCGGCTGACGGAGTAGAATTTTGTGAAGGAGAAGTAAGCACGAAGTTAATTGGCTCCGGAACAATAAGCGGCGGCACGGGTCAATATACGTATGTCTGGGAAAGCAGCACCGATGCATTTCGTGCTAATACAGCTATAATTGCGCAAGGGCAGGGTTTGCCTTTCGCGGAGTATCTACTCCAAAATATAACGCAAACCACCTGGTTCCGGCGTAAAGTTATGTCTGGTCCTTGCTTGGTAAGTATTAGTAATAGCATTGAAATTAAGGTAAAACCATTGCCCGCTGCTCCAAAAATTGCGCTAGTGGATCCTATTTGCGTAGGTAGTTCTGCTACTATTACCGTTGATCCGGTAAACGGGATTTTATTTTCCGTGTTCGACGAAGTTGGAAACACTCTTCCGGCGAATTCATCGAATAACAATCAATTTACTACTCCTGCCCTTACCCAATCAAAAACGTATACTTATTACGTAATTGCCCAAAATAACTTTACTTGCACCAGTTCCCGAACTCTGGTAGCGGTACACGTACTCGCCCCCTTACAGAATTTTAACATTTCCCAACCAAATCCGGTATGTTCCGGCGAACGCCCGGCCGAAATAACCAATGTGGGCAATCCGGCCGGTGGCAATAACACTTATACGTACATTTGGGAGAGTAAAGCTGGTGATGAGCAGGAATTTAAAGCTGTTACTACTTCCAGTAGCAACCCGAATTATCAACCTCCGGCCATAACTAAAACAACTTATTTTCGCCGGAAAATAACTTCCGGGGCTTGTTCCGAATACAGTAATGTGGTAGAAGTAAAAGTAAATGAACAGATAGTAAATACGTTAAATGCTACTAACCAGGAAATCTGCGAAAATGTACGTCCAAGCAAAATTACTGGTTTGCCCGCAACCGGAGGCGATGGAATTACCTATACATATTTATGGGAAAGCAGCCGGGATAATAATCTTTATTCGGCAGCTTTAGCCAGTTCTGGAAACACCAATTCGCAAGTTGATTTTCAACCAGCTATGCTTTCGCGGGGAAACACCTGGTTCCGGCGAAAAGTTATTTCCGGCGCCTGTACCAGTTACAGCACGGCTATACTAATTAAAGTAAATAATTCGATTTCAAACAATACTGTTAATACAACTGGTACTACTGCTATCTGTATCAATACTAAACCCAGCCAAATTCAGGGTTCTGTACCCAATGGTGGTAATGGTACTCCTGCGTTCGTTTGGCAAACAAGTACTAATGGAATTACTTTTATTACTGCTCCCCAACCTAATTCTTCAAAAGATTATGCACCGGATGCCTTAACCCAGACTACTTGGTTCCGACGGATTGTGACCGGCATTGCCTGTTTGCCGGATACAAGTGCCGTAGTAAAGGTGGAGGTATATCAGCCGGTAACCAATAATAATATTACTAACCAAAACCAGGAAATTTGCTTAGGAAACGATGCGGCAATCTTAATCGGCTCTGTTCCGGAAAAAGGGGATGGGCAATACGTTTACCATTGGGAAAGTAGTCGGGATAACCTCAATTTTACTGCTGCGGCTACCACCACTACCAATTCTACCGCTAAAGATTATGCTCCAGGCGCTCTGACAAAAGGAATTTGGTATTTCCGTCGCTGGGTTACGGCCGGTCCTTGCAATGCCGTGGTTAGCCCGGTGGTGAAAATAACCGTGAACGATCAGATATCAGGAAATTTTATTACGGCTAATCAAACAATACGGTCCGGCGACAAGCCGACCGCACTAACTGGCCCCAAGCCCAAAGGCGGAAATAGTAACTTTACTTACCGCTGGGAAAGCAGTATAGACGGCCAAACTTTTACTATTGCTTCTGGTAATGCTGTGCAACAAACGTATGCTCCGGCGACCTTAATTAAAACTACCTGGTTCCGGCGGGTAGCTTTTTCTGGTGGTTGCGAATTAGTTAGTAACCTGGTAGAAATTTCGGTAACCCAAGCCATTGCCAATAACATTATTTCGGCTAGCCAAACTATTTGCTACAACGCCGAGCCAACTATTTTAACGGGCTCGGTGCCGAGCGGGGGCGATGGTGATTTTACCTATACCTGGGAGTATAGTACTACCGGATTAGCCGCTGATTTTTTAACGGTGCCAAACACTGGTCAAGAGGTGAATTATCAACCCGGCAGATTAAAAGGAACAACCTGGTTCCGGCGCAAAGTTAGTTCGGCAGGTAATACGCATATTTCTAACAGTATTAAAATTACTGTTGCCGAACCAATATCGGCCAATATGATAAATGGTAACCAAACTATTTGTTACGGCAACATACCTGCAGTTTTAACGGGATCTATGGTTTCGGGCGGAAGTACTTCACCCGATTACCTCTGGGAAAGTAGTACCGATGGTATTCACTTCCTGACGGCTCCTGGTATCAGCAACCAACCTAATTACACACCCAATACCTTAACCCGCGATACTTGGTACCGCCGAAACGTAAGTTCGGGTGGTTGTACCAATCTGGCCAGCAATATTGTACAGATTACTGTAATTCCATTACCCGTACTAGCTCCAATTAATCCAATAAAGATTTGTCCGGGCACGAGCGCTACTTTAGTGGCACCCAGCAACAATTATCAAATTGAATGGTTTGAAACAGCTACCAGCAATACCCCGATTTATAAAGGCGCTAACTTTTCGACTCCGGTTTTAACCAGTGAACGCACCTACTATGTACAGGCGGTTAACCAAGGCTGTGCCGGCGAGCGAGTTCCGGTTAAAATATTAGTAGAAGCACCAGTGGCAGATGCTGGCTCCGATATAACCATTGAAGCCGGTAAATCCGTTGAACTGGCAGGTAAAGGAGGAGTTTCTTACCAATGGGCTCCGGCCGAAGGACTAAGTAACCCCAACATCGCCAACCCGGTAGCTTTTCCTAAACAAACCACCCGCTATACACTAACTGTTACCACCGCCGAAGGTTGTACTGCCACCGATGAGGTAATTATTTCTCTTTTACCCGGTATTTCTATTCCGAATGGTTTTACTCCCAACAATGATGGCATGAACGATACCTGGGAAATTGCCAATATTGAGAAATATCCCGATTGTCAGGTTAAAATCTTTAATCGGTGGGGCACTATTCTTTACTCTTCGGCGGGCTACAAACAGCCCTGGGACGGCACTTATAACCAGCAAAATTTACCAGTAGCTACTTATTATTACACCATCATTTTAAAACCGGGCGAAAAGCCAGTATCGGGTAGTGTAACAATCATTAAATAA
- a CDS encoding PorP/SprF family type IX secretion system membrane protein: MKILYTFALMALLTGSLQAQQRPHFSQYMFNNYILNPAISGIEDYTDVKSGFRRQWMGLEGAPLTYYTSAHTPLNKTDITVSAIRNKDRRIKRIGLHQKARPHHGIGFIAQVDKTGPLKSTSFDASYAYHIPFTNKIKLSAGIAGGMLKYRLNTDEVFLANQNDPTLYDNDISRLKFNLSVGLWLYSQRFYVGLAGNQLLRNNKDFESTSHYTGSGSLQKHYVFTSGVRFDLTPAISLVPSVQVNIALPSPPSYDINLKAIYSDRFWVGSSYRHGDAFAALAGVNISSVLDVGYSYDVTTSELSASNAGSHEIVVGFKLRNRGKVICPIWMW; the protein is encoded by the coding sequence ATGAAAATTTTATATACTTTCGCATTAATGGCTTTATTAACAGGCAGCTTACAAGCCCAGCAACGCCCCCATTTCAGCCAGTATATGTTTAATAATTATATTTTAAATCCGGCAATTTCGGGCATCGAAGATTATACAGACGTAAAATCAGGATTTCGCCGGCAATGGATGGGTTTAGAAGGCGCGCCCCTTACTTATTATACTAGTGCGCACACTCCGCTTAACAAAACAGATATTACGGTTTCGGCCATCCGGAATAAAGACCGACGGATTAAAAGAATAGGTTTACATCAAAAAGCTCGTCCGCACCACGGCATAGGCTTTATCGCGCAGGTAGATAAAACCGGGCCTTTAAAAAGTACCTCCTTTGATGCGAGCTACGCCTATCATATTCCGTTTACAAATAAAATAAAGCTTTCGGCAGGTATTGCGGGCGGCATGTTAAAGTATCGTTTGAATACCGATGAAGTTTTCCTAGCTAATCAAAATGACCCAACCTTGTACGATAACGATATTAGTCGGCTTAAATTTAATTTAAGCGTGGGGTTATGGCTATACTCGCAACGGTTCTACGTGGGATTAGCGGGTAACCAGTTACTGCGCAATAACAAAGATTTTGAAAGTACCAGCCATTATACCGGTTCGGGCTCCCTGCAAAAGCATTATGTATTTACCAGTGGCGTACGATTTGATTTAACGCCGGCTATTAGCCTGGTGCCTTCGGTACAAGTAAATATAGCTTTACCAAGTCCACCGTCTTATGATATTAATTTAAAGGCTATTTACAGCGATCGCTTCTGGGTCGGGAGCTCTTATCGTCACGGCGATGCTTTTGCGGCTTTAGCCGGGGTTAACATAAGCTCTGTTTTAGATGTGGGTTATTCGTACGATGTTACTACTTCGGAGTTGAGCGCCAGCAATGCCGGTAGTCACGAAATTGTAGTTGGCTTTAAGTTGCGCAACCGCGGAAAAGTAATTTGTCCTATTTGGATGTGGTAG
- a CDS encoding DUF4136 domain-containing protein encodes MNRKIYGFILGLLLLHLSSCMNYYDHKVESDYSYSGNFKKYRTFNFIGVKSSENDSSKFNPFVENAIKSRMEVQGYRFNQNRPDLLVSYKLFYEDLLLKGYNQADITEFIETGRIFDEDEEFDPNVEKREYDPVKYNLKKGTLFIVLIDKKKNRAVWQGYASGVLENTVKNEAYLKSAVRSIFDRYKVFTEGYLQASQQQN; translated from the coding sequence ATGAACAGAAAGATTTACGGATTTATTTTAGGGTTACTTTTACTCCATCTATCCTCCTGCATGAATTATTATGATCATAAAGTGGAATCGGATTACAGTTACTCCGGTAACTTCAAAAAATATCGAACTTTCAACTTTATCGGCGTAAAAAGTTCTGAAAATGATTCAAGCAAATTTAACCCATTTGTGGAAAATGCCATTAAATCCCGCATGGAAGTTCAAGGCTACCGATTCAATCAGAACCGTCCGGATTTACTTGTTTCTTATAAATTATTTTACGAAGATCTACTACTGAAAGGCTACAATCAGGCCGATATAACCGAATTTATTGAAACAGGCCGAATTTTCGACGAAGACGAAGAATTCGATCCGAACGTGGAGAAAAGAGAATACGATCCGGTTAAATACAATCTTAAAAAAGGCACTCTGTTTATTGTTTTAATCGACAAAAAGAAAAATCGGGCTGTATGGCAAGGTTACGCCTCCGGCGTATTGGAAAATACCGTTAAAAATGAAGCTTACCTGAAAAGCGCGGTGCGTTCTATTTTCGACCGATACAAAGTATTTACCGAAGGCTATTTGCAGGCGAGCCAACAACAGAATTAA